The Diachasmimorpha longicaudata isolate KC_UGA_2023 chromosome 2, iyDiaLong2, whole genome shotgun sequence genome segment ACGATCACGATCGCGATCGCACTCACGTCCCCGTTCCTACACACGCTCTCGCTCACGACGAAAATCACCGCTTACAAATACCAGGAGACGATCATTATCGAGAAAACGATCGAGATCTCTGTCCCTTCGTCGTAAACGTTCACTATCTAATCAGCGAACACGAAAGAATCATCCAAAACGATTGCCCATAAGAAAACGCAAATCGAGATCGAGATCGAGGAGAAaggaaaaagttaaaaaatacaagtcaAGGAGTCGATCGAGACGGCGCAAACGTTCGTGGAGCAAAAGTCCAGAGCCGGTTGTTCGGAGGGAGAAGGAGAAGAAAAGATTGAagcgaaaaattgttgttggAAAATCGAAATCAAGGGGGAGATCGCCAACAAGAAATTGGGATAGTGTGAATCTTCCTCGATCCCTTGATCGTGGTTATTCAATGAGGAGTTCGGGAATCACAGCTCCGATGACATTACTGCCAGGGGAAATACTTCAAACGAGCCAGATGAATCATACAGTGACACAAAATCAGACAACATGGAGTGGAGCTCAATGGACGCCATCGTGGTCTCGATCAAAGACGAAATCAAGGTCGAGATCTAGATCGAGATCTAATGGTCCTGGTCTGGAGCCAGTGCCTCCCAAAAATCTCACAGTTATACTAACGAACAAAGAAGCCatcaagaagaagaaaaggGAGAGACGATTGAAGGAAGGAAAAAAACGAAGGGATGATCCTGATAGAATCAAAAAGAGAGACAAACGTAATCGCACTCCACCTCCTTCTAAGGAAGTATTTGCCAGTGGTGATAATATTTTAGTCAGTGTATGTTTCAATAACGAGAATCTAAACGATAATACTGACAAACCCCCGATGTCTGTGCCTAATGGTGACAGTATAAGTAGTCAACTTGCTGATACAATAGCCTTACTCACcagtaaaaaacgaaaacgcAAGAATTATCGAGAGGTAGGAATTGCACCGATTGGAGCATTGTCAAAAGAACCACTGTCCAAAAAACCAAAGAAGGATAAACCCAAAGAGAAACGGGGAAAATCCCCAGAGCCTAAACTTCGTAATCGACgtgaaaagaagaagaaatcgAAGGCTGCGGAAATTGCAGCGACCAAGAAGCCCGTTGCTGTTATTGATTTAGATCAGTCACCCTTCCGAGAACAAACACCTTCGCCTAAAGATATTATAGTTCTcagtgatgatgatgacgatAATGACTTGAATCATCAGCAGCATCAACAGTTACAACAACTCCAGAATGCAATTTCTCCCGCAATTTTACATCAGCAACAGCAGAAATCATTGGACAATCGACACGATGAGCAAACACAGCAGCAAGAAAgtcaaaatgataatttagCATTGCAGAGAGATGAATTTGTCGGCCCAAAAACACCACCAGAAcctcaaataaaattctctatAAACAAACAATCTAGTAACTTAAGACCAAGTATGATGAATCCACTTTTGGATGAAGAAGAGGATGAAGATGTAGACAATGAGGATGGTGATAATGATGGTGACGATGAggaggatgatgatgatgatgataacaCAAATGTTCAACATCCAAAAAGCAACGACGATAAAGACAGAAATGCTGCTAACAAATCAGGGAAGAGTGAcactaaattaataaatgatctGGCAGCAGAATTATTGAATTCGAATGAACAATCACGTGAAAATGAACACACGGGAACCAATGATGGTGATATTATCACCGTTGCTGATAGTAACGAAGACGAATTAGATGATCTAGAAACTTTAGAGTTATTAGATATGAACGAGAGGAGTCATGGTTTATCTCAACAGAATGCCAATGATAATCAAGGAGAAATTGATAGTATGAAGCACGATCGTACGGAGGAGAGAAGGAATCAGGATGAGCTTGATATGAGATTGAAAATTGGCCCCAATACACCACCTGAGCCACCCTCATCACCACCAACATCGCCCGACGCTTACGATCCCTTTGATCCAACAAAATCTCGTTCTCCAACGCCCACAGCTTCTCAGGAAACCTCAATAGGAATTGATTCAGGCTTGACAGCCAGTGATTCCCTAAAATTATCTGGCTCCCAAGGAAAAGATAACTTTTCCAATGAGAAACGCGAGCCGACAGATAAACCGAAGATCATATCTATGGTGACGATTAAGAGGGCGTCGTCTCCATCAACAGGTGGAAATATCAGTaacctagaaaaatccgaaGATGGAAAGACTAAAGCTAATAGCAGTATTTCCACGAGCATTGGGAATGCTTTCACGACTATCAATCCAGTGTTGGCGACAGTAGCCGCTGCTGTTCAGAGGATTGGAATTCAGAGAAATCTTTCCAATGCACAGGTCAAACAACGAACCAGTGCTGGTAGTAATCAGGTGTCCAATCTCTTCATGAATTCGATAAAGGGAATGTCTTTGAGGGGATCGAAAACCAATACTGTAGCCAATaaacaaaatggaaatgaaggcACGGAGGGAGCTGATGGAGCTGCCGTTGGACCCATGATAGATACCTCCTCACCGTATTCACCCGGATCGAGCTTGAGTGATGGGTTCTTCGATCCACCACCTCATCATGGACATGGCTCCAGTCCAGCTGGCAATATTTCGGGTAATTTGACGAGTGGCAAGGGGAAAGCTAAAGGTGGAAAGGCTGAGAGTAAAAAAGATGCTTTTGATGCACTCTTTGGAGCTTCTCCGCTTGTTAAGAACAGCAAGGGGCGAGCGAAAAAGACTGCGGAAAAGAGGAAACGAACTACAAATTCGAAAGTCGGCGTGAGGATGGATGAGAATGAACTTCAAATTCTTGATGACCTGCCGAGTTCAGCTGTCGAAATGCAGGTCAAGGATAAGTTCCTGAAGAAGTTGAATAGACAGGAGAGAGTTGTGGAGGAAGTTAAACTTGTCTTGAAACCTCACTACACCAAGAAACATGTGACGAAGGAGGAGTACAAGGATATTATGAGGAAAGCGGTTCCCAAGGTAAGTTGTGTTTTTTTTACTGGGTAAATACATCGTAATTGGTTAAAGCACAGGGGGGTAATGAGCAGCATAATAAAGATCGGAACATATTGTATACTTTAGTATATCACTAAAAGTAAAATAAAGTTAATATTCAATATCTTCTTTCACTTGTGATCACAGATATGTCATAACAAAACTGGCGAGATAAATCCAAAGAAAATCGCGCAGTTGGTTGAGGCATACGTCAGGAAATGTCGAAGTAATAAGAAGAAAGGTACAAACGTCAATCCCTTGGGGAATTcgatgacgaaaaatttacgaCCAACGTAAGTACCCCATGGATACATTTTCTTAAATTCATAACTTGGGAAACTAATTTCCTGTTAAAATGGGGAAGGGGTCTACGCAAATTGATGAGTGCGTTGCATCAGGttgaattaaagaaaattcatttgaatatttttgttttatttcagAAAAACTTTGTGGAGTTGATCGCAACGGGAGAACACTTTTTAATAGATTCTCACAGCAATGcgtttctattaaaaatattaggaGAATCATCTGAAGGATCTATGATGAATCATCAACGTGGATTATCCGGCAAACCCGCCACACTGTATTCTGTGTAAATATTTCGAGGACGAGTAGatggggaaaaattcaatggatgcgcaatatttgtatttaattattttttacatttttctttgCGTTTCTCGTAAGTGAAGTAACTATGAAGAAACAACGGAGAACTAGCGAGAAAATTACGATGGGGCATTTTACAAATTTCTCCCCATTTTATCACGATaatagacaaaaaaaaatattattaggCTTATGAGGTGAAGCAGTGAGGAGCtacgaaaaatattaatttactgacgttaacaatgaaaaagaaagaaaacgcTCAATCAACAGTTTCTACatagaatatttattaacgAAGTATTGTTCGTTTTCTAGATACAAAATAAATGcctgttcaataattttcaaaaaaaaattcttttccatTATGAGAAAACCAAACGttttaaaattgttaaataataagtttCGTGCTATTTTCACTGTTTTAAACCTTATGAAAACTAATACAAATATAAATACTGAATTACGTTTGTCGTTTTCCTTCTGTataagaaatgaataaattattgaacgtATAAGAACTTCGTGTTTATTTCATTCGTTTTTGTTTCCGAAAAATAACCACTTATTCAATATTCTCATGATAAACCATGGAAGAATCATTTTAGTATAAAAATGGAGTAGAACAAGTAAAGTTATCACATCGCGTTAACTTCCTGAGTTATAAGGAAGTCGAAGTAGTCACTccggaaaataaatataaattttttacgacAATTTACACTTCACGACCTTGAGAATTGTTTTACGACGTCTGCATACGTCTCGTGCTAAGCTGAtagttttttgtaaatatcttGTTCATTAGTTGCATTGGTTTAACAATTTCCAAAGGCATTTCTCATGCCGTTAGCACAAGCATTGCTGTGGAACTTACATTTTACGATATAAGTGTCGAAAAACGGACGATTTGGCAAGGTTCGTCTGTAAAACAATTACATATTCTTGGTTGACACTTGGTAATAACTTGAAAtactaaattaattattttgattataaattttgtcagaatattttctgatagcTCAGTTCCTTAGAAGAGATATTTCCATATTTGTCCTTGATATGAAGAAAAACTACAGGTATGACTTTCAAATTTGTTTTCTCGGTagttttcaaaatgaaaaacagaTTTCAACATTACCAACCTCCCCAACTAAATTGTTGTAATTCTCATGGAACGAAAGTGCCATTTTTCCAGTAGGTTAGGATTACTTAATTTTCGTAATGTGGAAAGCATCACAAGGTGATTCTACGGGCTCCACCTCAAACATCTCTCAGCATTAGAATCTCCCAAGATTATCGACAAATTTAATCACGTGatttaaagaaaaacattCAGTAGTACAAACCCTACTCCTGTCTCTATATATATACCTGATCTGTTTGAGTTCTGTACGTGTAGTTCGCCCATTGCCCCTCATCATTCGTTCTCAATCACCTCCAAACAATAAACAGCATTCCCTGAGAATAAACGAACAATCATGATCAGAACTTTCAATAGTGCGTGACAGTGCCTAAACTCAATTGAAATTGGACAAGCCATCACAATCAGTGCCAAATTAGTTGTTTGGTTAGTTTTGAATATCGATACCAAGGCGACCTGAGCTACTGCAATGTTTCATCATTGATTTGATGAaaggaaaatagaaataatccATCATTGTCGTTACATTCGTGATAAAGGCTCAGGACGCTTTCAGTCACTCTCCTTATTGGTTTTTTAACTTTTCTTTTAATTGGTTTTAAACAATGCGCAGGTAGtttgtcaataaaaaacattgaaatcaattgggagaaaaaaataactagTGTGTAGGGAGCTGGTAGATAAATTGTTGgaacaataaacaaattgacatGGAGTattagtgaaaataaaaaattgtctttgtgGATATTTCACAGTTTATCAGGATTGTTTTACGACTGTGTAAGTGCGATACATGTGCAAGCAAATGGCCGACAACAACTGGACACGAAACATTGTGTGCCGGTGAGAAATATACAAgatgatataatttttcagtaatttattaatcataattaatttatctaatgcttgaattaattgaaagaaatatcCCATATCATTTGATCCACAATCTGAGGAGCTATAATCATTTCATTTCCCAATCACTCTTGAGGGCTCATAATAATCATGATACCAGTGATCACAACAATAACAATATGTTTACATTGTCTCTAATCCCTTTCAGTTACTACAAGAACGGTGCCTGCAGAGAAGAAGAGAATTGCCGTTATCGTCATGCTGATGGCAGGCCAAATTCAGACATAGAGGATAACGTCAGTACGTCAGAAACATCTTCAAAAGCATCAGGAAGTGTTCCATGTCGCTTTTTCAAATGGGGCACTTGCAAATTTGGTAATCGGTGTCGATTCAATCATGTACAATCCAATCGTGATCAGAGAGCAGAGAACGAAGGGAGGACAAATGACATTGACATGGCAACTGCATCATCATCGTCTCAAGGGTCTACCAGCAGTACCAGCAGCACGAATAATGGCTCAACGTCGAGAGCTTGGAAGGAGAGAGATGGAAGCCGCCCGAATGAGAGGAGAGGTGCGGATATTCATACAAAAGAGCGGAGGAATTGCAGACCTGACGAGTGGGTAAATGCACCAGAGTTTGTACCTTCCAGTGGGCTATCAGACTCTGGCAAGTGTGATGAGAGTAAAATATTATCCAATCGACCTCCACCAGCGTCTTATGCCAAAGCTGTCACTAATAATGGAACGACAGAAAATCGTGCCTCGATGCCATTATGCCCCTATGCTGAGGCCAATGGTGTCTGTAAAAGGCTTGATTGCCCGTATCTTCACGGGAAAATTTGTGACTTCTGTGCTAGGGCTGCACTTCATCCCTATAATGAAGAGATTAGTCAGAAACATACTAATGTAAGTATAACGAGCTCATAAATCTATTCATTCGAGATGTATGACCTTTCGgctttgaaaatttctaaatcCAACACCACTCCATCAGCGTAAAATTGAACGAAAAGTTGggataataacaaaaattgtgCCATCATACAATCACTTGATTTTGTATGCCCCAGAATACCTATAAATCATTTAGATAGCATCTATAAATCTTTATTCCCatttataaatcattaaaAGAAGGTCAATATCATGTACAACTTCTTAGGGATTAGGCTCGAATCAATTCTGTAGGAAACCACACCACAAACTAAATAATGTATCATGAAGATTTAAAAATGAGTGATTGAATTACATGAATTTAAATTAAGGCATTGAGATACCAGCGTCTGAATTATTCCTGGTTACATGATGGTCAGAAAAGAGACTGTTAGGTCAATGAAAAATCGCTAAGAGACTCTTCTTTTATGAATGAGAAAACtgtcggaaaaaaatatatttttatgatttttcttggCCTTACGTATTATCAGTGAGTGGAGGAGCGATGAATACCAAGAATTGAccgattaattaatgaaagatTTAAGCACAATTGAGTAATAAGCTCTATTAAGTTTTATCAAAGTAATTGAACATTCAACAAGGTGTAAACAAATAGATTTTTAAGTCTCATCACCC includes the following:
- the LOC135173179 gene encoding probable E3 ubiquitin-protein ligase makorin-1, coding for MCKQMADNNWTRNIVCRYYKNGACREEENCRYRHADGRPNSDIEDNVSTSETSSKASGSVPCRFFKWGTCKFGNRCRFNHVQSNRDQRAENEGRTNDIDMATASSSSQGSTSSTSSTNNGSTSRAWKERDGSRPNERRGADIHTKERRNCRPDEWVNAPEFVPSSGLSDSGKCDESKILSNRPPPASYAKAVTNNGTTENRASMPLCPYAEANGVCKRLDCPYLHGKICDFCARAALHPYNEEISQKHTNACIKQHEADMELSFAIQRSRDKSCGICFEIVMEKSSREQRFGILSNCNHCFCLICIRKWRQSKQFDNSIIRSCPECRVPSDFVCPSIYWVDTKEEKEKLIVEYKSALSQRDCKYFKKGQGKCPFGNKCFYMHTLPDGTKTDVGPPARQASNGDVDILQQLFLWNFLEERDNGWIYVDDHDEVVVLFSDSEDSDWSRLGPYD